A stretch of Paracoccus sp. MA DNA encodes these proteins:
- a CDS encoding Hint domain-containing protein, which yields MVQQNGVLIQMSNGDMFFRPSASTVNDWDSITRFSKVEVLSATPIDNTVATIGFNADIFETDIVCFGRGTLIECADGSRPIESLKVGDLVQTLDNGHQPLRWIGSVKLGASALKATPKLLPIRIKAGALGTETPSSDLLVSPQHRVLVRSKVALKMFGATEVLVAAKQLLQIEGVDVAEDLHEVEYFHLLFDRHEVVTSNGAPTESLYTGAQALQSVGQAAREEIFTLFPELREKEFVPQPARPLPSGRKARKLTVRHIEHHRPLAC from the coding sequence GTGGTGCAGCAGAACGGCGTCCTCATTCAGATGAGCAACGGTGATATGTTCTTTCGCCCATCGGCGAGCACCGTGAACGATTGGGACAGCATCACGCGATTCTCAAAGGTCGAGGTCTTGTCGGCCACGCCGATCGACAACACCGTAGCCACCATCGGCTTCAACGCCGACATATTTGAAACGGACATCGTCTGTTTCGGTCGCGGCACCTTGATCGAATGCGCCGATGGCTCGCGGCCGATCGAAAGTCTCAAGGTGGGAGATCTGGTTCAGACGCTGGATAACGGCCATCAGCCCCTCCGCTGGATCGGGTCGGTGAAACTCGGCGCCTCGGCGCTGAAGGCGACGCCGAAGCTGTTGCCCATCCGCATCAAGGCCGGTGCCTTGGGGACGGAAACCCCGTCCTCGGACCTTCTGGTGTCGCCCCAGCACCGGGTTCTTGTCCGGTCGAAAGTGGCCCTGAAGATGTTCGGTGCCACCGAGGTGCTGGTCGCGGCCAAGCAGCTTTTGCAGATCGAGGGCGTCGATGTCGCCGAGGACCTGCACGAGGTCGAATATTTCCATCTGCTTTTCGACCGGCACGAGGTGGTGACATCGAACGGCGCGCCGACCGAATCGCTCTATACCGGGGCGCAGGCGCTTCAGTCGGTGGGCCAGGCGGCGCGGGAGGAGATCTTCACCCTGTTCCCCGAGCTTCGCGAAAAGGAGTTCGTGCCGCAGCCCGCACGACCGTTGCCTTCGGGCCGCAAGGCCCGGAAGCTGACGGTCCGTCACATCGAGCACCATCGCCCGCTGGCCTGCTGA
- a CDS encoding YdiY family protein, whose translation MKTLAYLAGATALAAAFSAPAFAQPEIATGANATGISDVNEQMRDVEEAVRDDFDRSSDAYRFGNPERRDGLYGSVALSYVGRTGNSENQDFSLAGRLSHNQGPFSQSVGILLEYGENNAGDTDTEKTYVIYEGMYSFNDRFYAFALGRLATDALANDPVSLATDQDFSDLDGRLKRDAYFGVGPGYRIINNDTTAWRVQAAIGVRYTKAVDVLSVDPTDPLTGTYEYDTNTETGYLLSSRFYHRINDNFFITNDTDYLTSDSNDTATNELGLNFKMSEAFATRVSYKTEYVSDRAIRTDNTLGVSLVYGF comes from the coding sequence ATGAAGACGCTTGCTTACCTCGCCGGTGCCACGGCGCTTGCCGCCGCCTTCTCGGCCCCCGCTTTCGCGCAGCCGGAGATCGCCACGGGCGCCAACGCGACCGGCATTTCGGATGTCAATGAACAGATGAGGGACGTCGAAGAGGCGGTCCGTGACGATTTCGACCGCTCGTCGGACGCCTATCGCTTCGGCAATCCCGAGCGTCGGGACGGCCTCTACGGTTCGGTGGCGCTGAGCTATGTCGGCCGCACCGGCAACAGTGAAAACCAGGACTTCAGCCTGGCCGGCCGCCTGTCGCACAACCAGGGCCCGTTCTCGCAGTCGGTGGGTATCCTGCTTGAATACGGCGAGAACAACGCCGGCGACACGGATACCGAGAAGACCTATGTCATCTATGAAGGCATGTACAGCTTCAACGACCGCTTCTATGCCTTCGCCCTCGGCCGCCTGGCGACCGATGCGCTGGCCAACGATCCGGTCAGCCTGGCCACCGATCAGGACTTCAGCGATCTGGACGGCCGGCTGAAGCGGGACGCCTATTTCGGCGTCGGTCCGGGTTATCGCATCATCAACAACGACACCACCGCCTGGCGCGTGCAGGCCGCCATCGGCGTGCGCTACACCAAGGCTGTGGACGTCCTGTCGGTGGATCCGACCGACCCGCTTACCGGCACCTATGAATACGACACGAACACCGAGACCGGCTACCTGCTGTCCTCGCGGTTCTACCACCGTATCAACGACAATTTCTTCATCACCAACGATACGGACTACCTGACCTCGGACAGCAACGACACGGCCACCAACGAACTGGGCCTGAACTTCAAGATGTCCGAAGCCTTCGCGACCCGCGTGTCCTACAAGACCGAATATGTCTCGGATCGCGCGATCCGCACCGACAACACGCTGGGCGTGTCGCTGGTCTACGGCTTCTGA
- the ribB gene encoding 3,4-dihydroxy-2-butanone-4-phosphate synthase yields MQYEKPGPVERDWSDAISPIEEIINEARNGRMFILVDHEDRENEGDLVIPAQMATPDAINFMATHGRGLICLAMPAARIDALGLQLMSPKNSSRHETAFTMSIEAREGVTTGISAHDRAHTVAVAIDPTKGPADIATPGHVFPLRARDGGVLVRAGHTEAAVDVARLAGLNPSGVICEIMNEDGTMARLPDLIAFAQKHGLKIGTISDLIAYRRRHDNLIAERGQRAVHSLHGGDWMMRIFADETTGAEHIVLTKGDLTAPGPVTVRMHVLDPLHDVLGIGRENAGTLDAAMRIIAEEGRGVVVLFRDLEPRLPRQGEVSSHVLRQYGLGAQILSALGLSELVLLTNSAPVKVVGLDAYGLSIHSTRSIPKE; encoded by the coding sequence ATGCAATATGAAAAGCCGGGACCGGTCGAGCGCGACTGGTCCGACGCGATCTCTCCCATCGAGGAGATCATCAACGAGGCCCGCAACGGCCGCATGTTCATCCTGGTCGATCACGAGGACCGCGAGAACGAGGGCGACCTGGTCATCCCCGCGCAGATGGCCACGCCCGATGCGATCAACTTCATGGCCACGCATGGCCGCGGCCTGATCTGCCTGGCCATGCCGGCGGCGCGCATCGACGCGCTGGGGCTGCAACTGATGAGTCCCAAGAACTCCAGCCGGCACGAGACCGCCTTCACCATGTCGATCGAGGCGCGCGAGGGCGTGACCACCGGCATCTCGGCCCATGACCGCGCCCATACCGTGGCGGTGGCCATCGACCCGACCAAGGGGCCGGCCGATATCGCGACGCCGGGCCATGTCTTTCCGCTGCGCGCCCGCGACGGCGGCGTGCTGGTCCGCGCCGGCCATACCGAGGCGGCGGTGGACGTGGCGCGGCTGGCGGGGCTGAACCCCTCGGGGGTGATCTGCGAGATCATGAACGAGGACGGCACCATGGCCCGGCTGCCGGACCTGATCGCCTTCGCGCAGAAGCATGGCCTGAAGATCGGCACCATCAGCGACCTGATCGCCTATCGCCGCCGCCATGACAACCTGATCGCCGAACGCGGCCAGCGCGCGGTGCATTCCCTGCATGGCGGCGACTGGATGATGCGCATCTTCGCCGACGAGACCACGGGCGCCGAGCATATCGTGCTGACCAAGGGCGACCTGACCGCGCCCGGCCCGGTGACGGTGCGCATGCACGTGCTGGATCCGCTGCACGACGTGCTGGGCATCGGGCGCGAGAATGCCGGCACCCTGGACGCGGCCATGCGCATCATCGCCGAAGAGGGCCGGGGCGTGGTGGTGCTGTTCCGCGACCTCGAACCGCGCCTGCCGCGCCAGGGCGAGGTCTCGTCGCATGTGCTGCGGCAATACGGGCTGGGGGCGCAGATCCTTTCGGCGCTGGGTCTGTCGGAACTGGTGCTGCTGACCAATTCGGCGCCGGTCAAGGTGGTCGGGCTTGACGCCTACGGGCTTTCGATCCATTCCACCCGTTCGATTCCCAAAGAGTGA
- a CDS encoding DUF6324 family protein, which yields MSINSQSDIAANLQIGPTDRGMVRIYVEGENIDLPLDFDPEEAEEIAEELLAAAEAARSIGGPAKPGKGVRKPRR from the coding sequence ATGAGCATCAACAGCCAAAGCGATATCGCCGCCAATCTGCAGATCGGTCCCACCGACCGCGGCATGGTCAGGATATATGTCGAGGGCGAGAATATCGACCTGCCGCTGGATTTCGACCCCGAGGAAGCCGAGGAAATCGCCGAGGAACTGCTGGCCGCTGCCGAGGCCGCCCGCAGCATCGGCGGACCCGCCAAGCCGGGCAAGGGCGTCAGGAAGCCGCGCCGCTGA
- a CDS encoding capsule biosynthesis protein has translation MTTGSRQLRATPPKPAPQAARPPAPAGRPLAAVAATAALPAEKRVFLMLQGPHGPFFDRVGRLLRDTGAQVWRVGFNAGDEFFWSDKARFIRHAGGPADWPAHLDRIIAEKGVTDIVLYGDVRPVHAAAREAAQRHDLVLHVFEEGYLRPFWITYERGGSNGHSALMRIPLREMRNALRNRVGEMNRPPARWGDMRQHKFYGALYHFMVLVANRRYPGYRTHRQIGVFQEFRLNLRRFLLTPFDALARMREAGAVRRGGFPYVLVLMQLEHDSNFVAHSPYSRMAEFTDEVLTEFARSAPCHHRIVFKAHPLEDGRGGIRQAILEKARALGIEQRVHFVRGGKLARLMNQARAAVTVNSTAAQQALWRGLPVKAMGSAVFDKPGLVSDQSLAEFLHDPRPPHALAYRRYRDFLLESSQVPGGFYASHSRAHALRIVVDMMLAPEDPYQALFAGRGKYRQQMGTRDD, from the coding sequence ATGACGACAGGATCACGCCAGCTGCGTGCCACCCCGCCGAAACCCGCGCCGCAGGCCGCCAGACCGCCCGCGCCCGCCGGCCGGCCGCTTGCCGCCGTGGCCGCGACGGCGGCCCTGCCGGCCGAGAAAAGGGTGTTCCTGATGCTGCAGGGCCCGCACGGCCCGTTCTTCGACCGGGTCGGGCGGCTGCTGCGCGACACCGGGGCGCAGGTCTGGCGGGTGGGATTCAACGCCGGGGACGAATTCTTCTGGTCCGACAAGGCGCGTTTCATCCGCCATGCCGGCGGGCCCGCCGACTGGCCGGCGCATCTGGACCGCATCATCGCCGAGAAGGGCGTGACCGACATCGTGCTTTACGGCGACGTGCGCCCCGTCCATGCCGCGGCGCGCGAGGCGGCGCAGCGCCACGACCTGGTGCTGCATGTCTTCGAAGAGGGCTATCTGCGCCCGTTCTGGATCACCTATGAGCGCGGCGGCTCGAACGGCCATTCGGCGCTGATGCGCATCCCCCTGCGCGAGATGCGCAACGCGCTGCGCAACCGCGTCGGCGAGATGAATCGCCCGCCGGCACGCTGGGGCGACATGCGCCAGCACAAGTTCTATGGCGCGCTCTACCACTTCATGGTGCTGGTGGCGAACCGGCGCTATCCGGGCTATCGCACCCATCGCCAGATCGGCGTGTTCCAGGAATTCCGGCTGAACCTGCGCCGCTTCCTGCTGACGCCCTTCGACGCGCTGGCGCGGATGCGCGAGGCCGGCGCGGTGCGCCGCGGCGGCTTTCCCTATGTGCTGGTGCTGATGCAGCTGGAACACGATTCGAACTTCGTCGCCCATTCGCCCTATTCCCGCATGGCCGAGTTCACCGACGAGGTGCTGACCGAATTCGCCCGCTCGGCGCCCTGCCACCATCGCATCGTCTTCAAGGCCCACCCGCTCGAGGACGGGCGCGGCGGGATCCGCCAGGCCATCCTGGAAAAGGCCCGGGCGCTGGGGATCGAACAGCGGGTGCATTTCGTGCGCGGCGGCAAGCTGGCGCGGCTGATGAACCAGGCGCGCGCGGCGGTGACGGTGAACTCGACCGCCGCCCAGCAGGCGCTGTGGCGCGGCCTGCCGGTCAAGGCCATGGGCAGCGCGGTCTTCGACAAGCCGGGTCTGGTCTCGGACCAGAGCCTGGCGGAATTCCTGCACGATCCGCGCCCGCCGCATGCGCTGGCCTATCGGCGCTATCGCGACTTCCTGCTGGAAAGCAGCCAGGTGCCGGGCGGTTTCTACGCCTCGCATTCGCGCGCGCATGCGCTGCGGATCGTCGTGGACATGATGCTGGCGCCCGAGGACCCCTATCAGGCGCTTTTCGCCGGACGCGGCAAATATCGGCAACAGATGGGCACGCGAGACGATTGA
- a CDS encoding polysaccharide biosynthesis/export family protein has product MTHVSFSPLGTGAAPFRARSLAARLTQAALVGAMLLVSACGLPRSGPTKNEIMSGAVEKGGSSHIVHVDDRVNRAANYTPAYGFSADFRSASAVGADEIRPGDVLGLSIWENVDDGLLASMGSSSTQLTQLQVDSQGYIFVPYAGRVLAAGNSPEELRRIITQKLETQTPDPQVMVTRVAGDGATVSVMGKVTAQGVYPIERPTRTLSAMLSKAGGVSIEPEIAVVTVKRGNASGKVWLRDLYSNARNDIALRPGDVILVEEDERSFTALGALGGQTKVPLGNEQINAIEAVAMVGGLSTSLADPKGVFVLRDEPQGVARAVLGRNDVHGTQRVAYVLDLTKPDGMFLARDFVIRDGDTVYVTEAPFVQWRKTLQSILGTAAEVGTANSAFE; this is encoded by the coding sequence TTGACGCACGTTAGTTTTTCGCCCCTTGGCACCGGTGCGGCGCCTTTTCGCGCGCGCTCGCTCGCCGCACGCCTGACCCAGGCGGCGCTTGTCGGGGCGATGCTTCTGGTCTCGGCCTGCGGCCTGCCGCGTTCCGGTCCCACCAAGAACGAGATCATGTCGGGCGCGGTGGAAAAGGGCGGCAGTTCGCATATCGTCCATGTCGACGACCGGGTGAACCGGGCGGCGAATTACACGCCCGCCTACGGTTTCTCGGCCGATTTCCGCTCGGCCTCCGCCGTGGGCGCCGACGAAATCCGTCCCGGCGACGTGCTGGGCCTGTCGATCTGGGAAAACGTCGATGACGGGCTGCTGGCTTCGATGGGCTCCAGCTCGACCCAGCTCACCCAGCTGCAGGTGGACAGCCAGGGCTATATCTTCGTGCCCTATGCCGGCCGGGTTCTGGCGGCGGGCAACAGCCCCGAGGAGCTGCGCCGCATCATCACCCAGAAGCTGGAAACCCAGACCCCCGACCCGCAGGTCATGGTCACCCGCGTCGCGGGCGACGGCGCGACCGTCTCGGTCATGGGCAAGGTGACCGCCCAGGGGGTCTATCCGATCGAACGCCCGACCCGCACGCTTTCGGCCATGCTGTCCAAGGCCGGCGGCGTCTCGATCGAGCCCGAGATCGCCGTGGTGACCGTCAAGCGCGGCAATGCCAGCGGCAAGGTCTGGCTGCGCGACCTCTACTCCAACGCGCGCAACGACATCGCGCTGCGCCCCGGCGACGTCATCCTGGTCGAGGAGGACGAGCGCAGCTTTACCGCGCTTGGCGCGCTTGGGGGCCAGACCAAGGTGCCACTGGGCAACGAGCAGATCAACGCCATCGAGGCGGTGGCGATGGTCGGCGGCCTCAGCACCTCGCTGGCCGATCCGAAGGGCGTCTTCGTGCTGCGCGACGAGCCGCAGGGCGTGGCGCGCGCCGTGCTGGGCCGCAACGACGTCCACGGCACCCAGCGCGTCGCCTATGTGCTGGACCTGACCAAGCCCGACGGCATGTTCCTGGCGCGCGATTTCGTCATCCGCGACGGCGATACCGTCTATGTGACCGAGGCGCCCTTCGTGCAGTGGCGCAAGACGCTGCAGTCGATCCTGGGCACCGCCGCCGAGGTCGGTACCGCCAACAGCGCCTTCGAGTAA
- a CDS encoding IS5 family transposase, protein MSRPTPPTYRTRNWPAYNEALKRRGSLTIWFDPEMSWDAVPTGRRGRQQTYSDTAIQSCLTMKVLFGMALRQTTGFVESLLRLVGLDGTVPDFSTLSRRQKTLAVNIPYRGSKGPLHLLIDSTGIKVEGEGEWHARKHGGPKRRVWRKIHLGIDEETLEIRAVEITGSNVGDAPILPDLLDQIPEDQEIGSVTADGAYDTRKCHDAIADRGAHAVIPPRRNAKTWKTITAGAVARNEALRASRYLGRTLWRRWSGYHRRSRIETKMHCVKLLGQRLMARDFDRQVAEFQIRIAVLNGYTALGIPVTEAVG, encoded by the coding sequence ATGAGCAGACCCACACCGCCAACCTACAGGACCAGAAACTGGCCAGCCTACAATGAAGCGCTCAAGCGCCGGGGCTCGCTGACGATCTGGTTCGACCCCGAGATGAGCTGGGATGCCGTGCCGACGGGGAGGCGTGGCCGCCAGCAGACCTACAGCGATACTGCCATTCAGAGCTGCCTGACGATGAAGGTGCTATTCGGCATGGCGCTCCGGCAGACGACCGGGTTCGTCGAGAGCCTGCTGCGTCTGGTTGGCCTCGACGGGACGGTGCCTGACTTCAGCACACTGTCCCGCCGCCAGAAGACCTTGGCTGTGAACATCCCGTATCGCGGCTCCAAAGGGCCGCTGCACCTGCTGATCGACAGCACAGGAATCAAGGTCGAGGGCGAAGGCGAGTGGCACGCTCGCAAGCATGGTGGCCCCAAACGGCGGGTCTGGCGCAAGATCCACCTTGGGATCGACGAGGAAACGCTAGAGATCCGGGCTGTCGAGATCACCGGGAGCAACGTCGGCGATGCGCCGATCCTACCTGACCTTCTCGACCAGATCCCGGAGGACCAGGAAATCGGTAGCGTCACGGCAGATGGCGCCTACGACACGCGCAAGTGCCACGATGCGATTGCAGATCGCGGAGCCCATGCCGTCATCCCACCGCGCAGGAACGCGAAGACCTGGAAGACCATCACCGCTGGAGCCGTCGCGCGCAACGAGGCCCTCCGGGCGTCCAGGTATCTCGGCCGCACCCTGTGGCGACGATGGAGTGGATACCACCGCCGGAGCCGCATCGAGACGAAGATGCATTGTGTCAAACTGCTGGGCCAGCGGCTCATGGCAAGGGACTTCGACCGTCAGGTCGCCGAGTTCCAGATCCGCATCGCCGTCCTGAACGGCTACACCGCGCTCGGCATCCCGGTCACGGAAGCTGTAGGATAA
- a CDS encoding transposase: MSTIDSGHYGDGVARRTKRLWTDEEKRSICFQTAAPGVSVAQVARRYAVNANLIFKWLRDPRFAPDPASVPASSEEARFLPVEIVAEEQAPAAAPVAENRIEIELAGGHRMRISGSYDPEALARLIRGLTA; encoded by the coding sequence GTGTCCACCATCGATAGTGGACACTATGGTGATGGCGTGGCGCGTCGGACGAAGCGGCTCTGGACGGATGAGGAGAAGCGGTCGATCTGTTTCCAGACGGCTGCGCCGGGCGTTTCGGTAGCGCAGGTGGCGCGACGCTACGCGGTCAATGCGAACCTGATCTTCAAGTGGTTGCGCGATCCCCGCTTTGCGCCCGACCCGGCGTCGGTTCCGGCCTCGTCGGAGGAGGCGCGGTTTTTGCCGGTAGAGATAGTCGCGGAAGAGCAAGCACCTGCGGCAGCGCCTGTCGCCGAGAACCGCATCGAGATCGAGCTGGCCGGCGGTCACCGGATGCGGATCAGCGGGAGCTATGATCCCGAGGCGCTGGCGCGGCTGATCCGGGGTCTCACGGCGTGA
- a CDS encoding spermidine synthase, whose translation MTLWETLARARTASGDDIMLRQRGDIYEIRYNGIELMSNLNHQSEIQLALRTMRRLDFRAKRVLIGGLGLGYSLRALLDLAAPDTEVTVCEIIPEVVAWNHGSLAHLAQSPLDDPRSKVVIGDVRDHLASSKGQYDLILLDTDNGPDFVVRPENVDLYQHHGIAIVAEALTPGGLAAFWSATASSRFERTLAKYPWCWTREDIPLIPGRVDAMHHIYSCAVDAQVLGLRKAS comes from the coding sequence ATGACATTGTGGGAAACTCTGGCCCGCGCGCGCACTGCGTCGGGCGATGACATTATGCTGCGCCAGCGCGGCGATATCTATGAAATCCGCTATAATGGCATCGAGCTGATGTCGAACCTGAACCATCAATCCGAAATCCAACTGGCGCTGCGGACGATGCGGCGGCTGGATTTCCGGGCAAAGCGGGTGCTGATCGGCGGGCTGGGTCTGGGCTACAGCCTGCGCGCTCTTCTGGATCTGGCCGCGCCAGATACCGAGGTCACGGTCTGCGAGATCATCCCCGAGGTGGTGGCATGGAACCATGGCTCGCTGGCGCATCTGGCGCAAAGTCCATTGGACGATCCGCGCAGCAAGGTGGTGATCGGCGATGTCCGCGATCATCTGGCATCATCCAAAGGGCAGTATGATCTGATCCTGCTTGACACTGATAACGGCCCGGACTTTGTCGTTCGCCCCGAGAACGTAGACCTCTATCAGCATCACGGTATCGCCATCGTAGCCGAGGCGCTGACCCCCGGCGGGCTGGCGGCATTCTGGTCCGCGACGGCATCCAGCCGCTTCGAGCGCACCCTAGCGAAATACCCGTGGTGCTGGACCCGCGAAGACATCCCGTTGATTCCGGGCCGTGTCGATGCCATGCATCACATCTATAGCTGCGCTGTCGACGCGCAGGTGCTTGGGCTGCGCAAGGCCAGCTGA
- the nusB gene encoding transcription antitermination factor NusB, which yields MSGAGDKTRREGDRQARQARAAAARLYAVQALFQMEAAGLSADRVQREFLNWRIGREDEDEDMVSAEADQALFTRIVDDAVTWQSRIDQMTDRALVAKWPINRIDPVLRSVFRAAGAELVTPGTPPKVVITEYVRLAQSFFAEGRESKFVNAVLDHMAREARPEAF from the coding sequence ATGAGCGGGGCGGGCGACAAGACGCGCCGCGAGGGCGACCGGCAGGCACGGCAGGCCCGCGCCGCCGCCGCGCGGCTTTACGCGGTGCAGGCGCTGTTCCAGATGGAGGCTGCCGGCCTCTCCGCCGACCGGGTGCAGCGCGAATTCCTGAACTGGCGCATCGGCCGCGAGGACGAGGACGAGGACATGGTCTCGGCCGAGGCGGATCAGGCGCTGTTCACCCGAATCGTCGACGATGCCGTCACCTGGCAGTCGCGCATCGACCAGATGACCGACCGGGCGCTGGTGGCGAAATGGCCGATCAACCGCATCGACCCGGTGCTGCGCTCGGTCTTCCGCGCCGCCGGGGCCGAGCTGGTGACGCCCGGGACCCCGCCCAAGGTGGTGATCACCGAATATGTCCGCCTGGCCCAGTCCTTCTTCGCCGAAGGGCGCGAGTCGAAATTCGTCAATGCCGTGCTGGACCACATGGCCCGCGAGGCCCGGCCCGAGGCTTTCTGA
- a CDS encoding 6,7-dimethyl-8-ribityllumazine synthase has translation MAASIEHYQLPLPRIEGGARLLIVVAPYYRQIADGLIAGARAVAEAAGAAVDLVEVPGALEIPSAIALAAGRNLYDGYVALGCVIRGETTHYDTVCNDSSRGLTLLGLQGHCIGNGILTVENVEQAEVRADPLGQNKGGGAAAAALHLIALKRGWAAQSPRGDAAPPRDVIKLAGEIDGPGSA, from the coding sequence ATGGCCGCCAGCATCGAACATTACCAATTGCCGCTGCCCCGGATCGAGGGCGGCGCGCGCCTGCTGATCGTGGTGGCGCCCTATTACCGCCAGATCGCCGACGGGCTGATCGCCGGCGCGCGCGCCGTGGCGGAAGCCGCCGGCGCCGCGGTCGATCTGGTCGAGGTGCCCGGCGCGCTGGAAATCCCCAGCGCCATCGCCCTGGCCGCCGGCCGCAATCTCTATGACGGCTATGTGGCGCTGGGTTGCGTGATCCGGGGCGAGACGACGCATTACGACACGGTCTGCAACGACAGCTCGCGCGGGCTGACGCTGCTGGGCCTGCAGGGACATTGCATCGGCAACGGCATCCTGACGGTCGAGAACGTCGAGCAGGCCGAGGTCCGCGCCGATCCGCTGGGCCAGAACAAGGGCGGCGGCGCGGCGGCTGCGGCGCTGCACCTCATCGCGCTCAAGCGGGGCTGGGCGGCGCAGTCGCCGCGCGGCGATGCCGCGCCTCCGCGCGACGTGATCAAGCTGGCCGGCGAAATCGACGGGCCGGGCAGCGCATGA
- a CDS encoding riboflavin synthase, producing the protein MFTGIITDIGEVSRVEMRGDMRARISCHYEMAGVDLGASIACDGICLTVVEKGADWFDVDISAETISKTNIGANGWAPGRRLNLERALRVGDELGGHIVSGHVDGVAVIEEMRDEGDSTRITFRAPEALARFIAPKGSVALNGTSLTVNEVAGSRFGVNVIPHTQAATTWGEVRVGDEVNLEIDTLARYVARLAEAG; encoded by the coding sequence ATGTTTACCGGCATCATCACCGATATCGGCGAGGTTTCCCGCGTCGAGATGCGCGGCGACATGCGGGCGCGGATCTCGTGCCATTACGAGATGGCGGGGGTGGACCTGGGCGCCTCGATCGCCTGCGACGGCATCTGCCTGACCGTGGTCGAGAAGGGCGCCGACTGGTTCGACGTGGATATCTCGGCCGAGACCATCTCGAAGACCAATATCGGCGCGAACGGCTGGGCGCCGGGCCGGCGGCTGAACCTTGAGCGCGCGCTGCGCGTCGGCGACGAGCTGGGCGGTCATATCGTCTCGGGCCATGTCGACGGCGTGGCGGTGATCGAGGAGATGCGCGACGAGGGCGACAGCACCCGCATCACCTTCCGCGCGCCCGAGGCGCTGGCGCGCTTCATCGCGCCCAAGGGCTCGGTGGCGCTGAACGGCACCTCGCTGACGGTGAACGAGGTCGCGGGCAGCCGCTTCGGCGTGAACGTCATCCCGCACACCCAGGCGGCGACCACCTGGGGCGAGGTGCGGGTCGGCGACGAGGTGAACCTGGAGATCGACACGCTGGCGCGCTATGTCGCGCGGCTGGCCGAGGCGGGCTGA
- a CDS encoding MmcB family DNA repair protein → MKRVADLPPDLPDDLLPALPGQRLARGVARLLTGLGHAALPEFVPAGGLRVDVISVSPRGEIWVVECKSCRADFVSDRKWQGYLEFCDRFFWAVDADFPEDLLPEGSGLIRADPWGAELIRMGPESRLAGARRARLLRDIARVSTARLLALTDPMGISGAAS, encoded by the coding sequence ATGAAGCGTGTCGCCGATCTGCCCCCCGACCTGCCCGACGATCTGCTGCCCGCCCTGCCGGGCCAGCGGTTGGCGCGCGGCGTGGCGCGGCTGCTCACCGGGCTTGGCCATGCGGCGCTGCCGGAATTCGTGCCGGCGGGCGGGTTGCGGGTCGATGTGATCTCCGTCTCGCCCCGGGGCGAGATCTGGGTGGTCGAATGCAAGAGCTGCCGGGCCGATTTCGTCTCGGACCGCAAATGGCAGGGCTATCTGGAGTTCTGCGACCGCTTCTTCTGGGCGGTGGACGCCGATTTCCCCGAGGATCTGCTGCCCGAGGGCTCGGGCCTGATCCGCGCCGATCCCTGGGGGGCCGAGCTGATCCGCATGGGCCCCGAATCGCGGCTGGCCGGCGCAAGGCGCGCGCGGCTTCTGCGCGACATCGCCCGGGTCTCGACGGCGCGGCTTCTGGCGCTGACCGATCCGATGGGGATCAGCGGCGCGGCTTCCTGA